AGCTGGCGAAACGCTTCGCTCGGCTGGGGCGCATTTTGCAGCGGCACAACTACGCCGGACCAATCGTCGATGGCCGGAGGCGGGCGCTCGATGGTTTGCGTTTGGGTGTTCAAGCACGGCCTCCATTCACGGCCACAATTTGGCCAGTGATGAACGTGGCGGCGGGAGAAGCGAGAAATCGGGCGGCTTTCGCCACGTCTTCCGGCGTACCCCAGCGCGCCAGGAGCGATTCTTGTCGTGCGCGCTGTTGCCAAATTTCACTGGCCTGTTGGCCCCAGGCGGTTTTGATCCAGCCCGGCGCTAAGCAGTTGACACGCACTTGCGGGGCCAGCGTTTTGGCGAGGCTGCGCGTGAACGCCATGACCGCGCCTTTGGAAAGCGCGAACATTTCTCCCGTGTCGCCGGCCATGCCGCTCTCGGCCTGATCCCAACCGATGTTGATGATGACGCCACGGCCGCGCTGTTTCATTTTTTCTCCAATGAACCGCGACAACATCACGGTGGCCAGCACGTCGACCTGCCACAGCCGCCGCAATTTTTGTTCGAAATCAAGCGTGCGGCCGGCGCCGGTGAGGATGTCGGCCCCGGCGTTGTTGATCCAAATATCGACCCTGTCACGATCGTTGCCGCCACGCCAATTCCAGGCTGCCGCGCCAAAGTTCAAAATCTCAGCCTCATTCTCAAAATCGGCCGTCAAAATTTGCGATGTTCGACCCAACCCCGCGACTTCAGCCGCTGTTTGTTTCGCGCCGGCGGTGTTGTGACCGGCGTGAACCAGCACGTCGGCCCCGGCTGCGGCCAGTTCCAGGGCCATGGCTCGCCCAATGCCGCTGGACGAACCGGTGACGACGGCCACTTGGCCGGCCAGTTCGGTGGTTCTGTCGGTTGACATGATAACAAATCTCTAGCCCAGTAATCGCTACGGTCGATTCCATCGTTGTAGTCGGCAGTTTGCAGCCAGGCAAGCCGCAGCCAGGCGGCGAAATGCAATCGCTCCAACTGTGTACGATGGAGTAAGATGCTGCCACGCGCCCTGATCGGTCGCCTCCACACCCGCCTGTTGCCAAATCCATGCTCGATCTGAAAGAACATCTTTCCAACTCCGCCTTTGTCTTTCGTGGTTACAACGTAACCAACCTGGGACGCACCGCGGAGTTACTGGCGCACCCGGCTTACGGACCGGTCATGGAAGAGCATTTGCGCGAAGCTTCGAAAATTGCCGGCGACTTGCTGTCGCGCAACATCGACTTGGTGCGGCGCGTGCGGGAAAAACAAGAAACCGATTTGGAAACCTACGCCGACGCCATCGCCTTGATTATGTCCGTCTCGCAAGCCCAGTTGAAATTGCTGGACGAGTTTTTCGACATTGAATACGCTCGAACACGAATGATGTTTGGATACAGCCTGGGCGAAATCAGCGCGCTGGTGGCGGGCGGAGTCATGGACCTGGCGTCGGCTTTGCACGTGCCGCTGTTGATGGCCGCCGATTGCGTGGACTTGGCGCGCAATGTCACGCTGGGTGTGTTATTTTCTCGCGGGCCGGCGCTCGATGCCAACGCCGTGTACAAACTCTGCTTGCGGATTAACACGGCCGGAAAAGGCGTGATTGGAATTTCGGCGT
Above is a genomic segment from Pirellulales bacterium containing:
- a CDS encoding SDR family oxidoreductase; the protein is MSTDRTTELAGQVAVVTGSSSGIGRAMALELAAAGADVLVHAGHNTAGAKQTAAEVAGLGRTSQILTADFENEAEILNFGAAAWNWRGGNDRDRVDIWINNAGADILTGAGRTLDFEQKLRRLWQVDVLATVMLSRFIGEKMKQRGRGVIINIGWDQAESGMAGDTGEMFALSKGAVMAFTRSLAKTLAPQVRVNCLAPGWIKTAWGQQASEIWQQRARQESLLARWGTPEDVAKAARFLASPAATFITGQIVAVNGGRA